A genomic stretch from Echeneis naucrates chromosome 6, fEcheNa1.1, whole genome shotgun sequence includes:
- the plekhf2 gene encoding pleckstrin homology domain-containing family F member 2 isoform X1: MLPSLHVGITCGEVKMVDRLANSEANSKRIAVVESCFGAAGQPLAIPGRVLIGEGVLTKLCRKKPKARQFFLFNDILVYGNIVIQKKKYNKQHIIPLESVTIDTVPDEGDLRNGWLIKTPTKSFAVYAATATEKSEWMNHIGKCVGDLLQKSGKTPTGEHAAVWVPDSEAAVCMRCQKVKFTPVSRRHHCRKCGYVVCGPCSEKKFLLPSQSSKPVRVCEYCYVQLTSGSLVPRSDSINRPGSKFNSNNLSDDDDEDDSSD, translated from the exons ATGCTGCCTTCGCTGCACGTGGGAATAACCTGCG GTGAGGTGAAGATGGTGGACCGGCTTGCGAACAGCGAGGCTAACTCGAAGCGGATTGCGGTGGTGGAGAGCTGCTTTGGTGCGGCGGGCCAGCCGCTGGCCATCCCCGGCCGCGTGCTGATCGGCGAGGGCGTCCTCACCAAACTCTGCCGCAAGAAGCCCAAAGCGCGCCAGTTCTTCCTCTTCAACGACATCCTGGTCTACGGCAACATCGTCATCCAGAAGAAGAAGTACAACAAGCAGCACATCATCCCGCTGGAGAGCGTCACCATCGACACCGTGCCAGATGAGGGCGACCTGCGGAACGGCTGGCTCATCAAGACACCCACAAAGTCCTTCGCCGTCTACGCCGCCACCGCCACAGAGAAGTCCGAGTGGATGAACCACATAGGGAAATGTGTGGGAGACCTGCTACAGAAGAGCGGCAAGACTCCCACGGGAGAGCACGCCGCCGTCTGGGTGCCCGACTCGGAGGCGGCAGTGTGCATGCGCTGCCAGAAGGTGAAGTTCACGCCTGTCAGCCGCCGCCACCATTGCAGGAAGTGCGGCTACGTGGTGTGCGGGCCGTGCTCGGAGAAGAAGTTCCTCCTTCCCAGCCAGTCGTCCAAACCTGTCCGGGTCTGCGAGTACTGCTACGTGCAGCTGACGTCGGGGAGCCTCGTGCCGCGGTCAGACTCCATCAACCGGCCGGGGTCAAAGTTCAACAGCAACAACCTGTCGGACGACGACGACGAAGACGACAGCAGCGACTGA
- the plekhf2 gene encoding pleckstrin homology domain-containing family F member 2 isoform X2 → MVDRLANSEANSKRIAVVESCFGAAGQPLAIPGRVLIGEGVLTKLCRKKPKARQFFLFNDILVYGNIVIQKKKYNKQHIIPLESVTIDTVPDEGDLRNGWLIKTPTKSFAVYAATATEKSEWMNHIGKCVGDLLQKSGKTPTGEHAAVWVPDSEAAVCMRCQKVKFTPVSRRHHCRKCGYVVCGPCSEKKFLLPSQSSKPVRVCEYCYVQLTSGSLVPRSDSINRPGSKFNSNNLSDDDDEDDSSD, encoded by the coding sequence ATGGTGGACCGGCTTGCGAACAGCGAGGCTAACTCGAAGCGGATTGCGGTGGTGGAGAGCTGCTTTGGTGCGGCGGGCCAGCCGCTGGCCATCCCCGGCCGCGTGCTGATCGGCGAGGGCGTCCTCACCAAACTCTGCCGCAAGAAGCCCAAAGCGCGCCAGTTCTTCCTCTTCAACGACATCCTGGTCTACGGCAACATCGTCATCCAGAAGAAGAAGTACAACAAGCAGCACATCATCCCGCTGGAGAGCGTCACCATCGACACCGTGCCAGATGAGGGCGACCTGCGGAACGGCTGGCTCATCAAGACACCCACAAAGTCCTTCGCCGTCTACGCCGCCACCGCCACAGAGAAGTCCGAGTGGATGAACCACATAGGGAAATGTGTGGGAGACCTGCTACAGAAGAGCGGCAAGACTCCCACGGGAGAGCACGCCGCCGTCTGGGTGCCCGACTCGGAGGCGGCAGTGTGCATGCGCTGCCAGAAGGTGAAGTTCACGCCTGTCAGCCGCCGCCACCATTGCAGGAAGTGCGGCTACGTGGTGTGCGGGCCGTGCTCGGAGAAGAAGTTCCTCCTTCCCAGCCAGTCGTCCAAACCTGTCCGGGTCTGCGAGTACTGCTACGTGCAGCTGACGTCGGGGAGCCTCGTGCCGCGGTCAGACTCCATCAACCGGCCGGGGTCAAAGTTCAACAGCAACAACCTGTCGGACGACGACGACGAAGACGACAGCAGCGACTGA
- the wdr73 gene encoding integrator complex assembly factor WDR73 isoform X2 produces the protein MAATTEDDNLDDILDEWFIESLKTYKDLHVYQLEHPTQVIEWTSGKTVCVGGYSSSRNEMLELHLPLKLFADENKGLCAERDFKVLHGGFTDGPVRCLVHVPGTRFVVTNDGLSSDLQLWDLGGDDSDVIRRTGIVEGGRKRMMKSFSEGGSRIAARPSLQPQILHGAQSCDIQLTDLNSGRTLYRPETDSTDLLSSLQFVSDAVFLAGCCNGNVYLADTRTSAAPQLSPPPLSSGESVLWWTDASTAPDPSCCRVIRLSSSGAAVVSDLRKPGGRAVRQAQLDVEGHHFSPDHVKVSWAPALDGCVSVSGLSRAVQIYDVSLWGAELQEVQPLFEHRGHVISSQQSDSGVSVRITSHVWHPERPRTLLSAASDGSVHVWDWIDQSAAAGPEPGSQ, from the exons ATGGCGGCAACGACGGAAGATGATAATTTAGATGATATTTTAGATGAATGGTTCATCGAGTCCCTGAAAAC GTACAAAGACCTTCATGTGTATCAGCTGGAACATCCGACTCAGGTCATTGAATGGACGTCCGGGAAAA CCGTCTGTGTTGGAGGATACAGCTCGTCTAGAAATGAAATGTTGGAGCTTCACCTTCCTCTGAAACTCTTTGCTGATGAAAATAAg GGTCTCTGTGCAGAGCGGGACTTCAAAGTACTCCACGGTGGGTTCACAGACGGCCCCGTCCGCTGCCTCGTCCATGTCCCGGGAACAAG gTTTGTTGTGACCAATGACGGACTGAgctctgacctgcagctgtgGGACCTCGGAGGAGACGACAGCG ATGTGATCCGGCGAACAGGGATTGTCgagggggggaggaagaggatgatgaagagctTCTCAGAGGGAGGCAGCAGGATCGCAGCTCGACCTTCATTGCAGCCACAGATTCTTCACGGGGCTCAGAGCTGCGACATCCAGCTGACCGACCTGAACTCCGGACGGACTCTTTACCGACCAG AGACGGACTCCACCGACCTTCTGAGCTCCTTACAGTTTGTGAGCGATGCCGTTTTCCTTGCTGGTTGCTGTAACGGGAACGTTTACTTGGCCGACACCCGGACGTCTGCCGCTCCCCAGCTCTCCCCGCCGCCGCTGTCTTCAGGTGAATCTGTCCTCTGGTGGACAGACGCCTCCACAGCTCCGGACCCGTCCTGCTGCAGGGTCATCAGACTCTCCTCGTCTGGAGCAGCGGTGGTCTCAGACCTGAGGAAACCGGGAGGCAGAGCGGTGCGTCAGGCTCAGCTGGACGTTGAGGGTCATCACTTCAGTCCGGACCACGTCAAGGTGTCCTGGGCTCCGGCGCTGGACGGCTGTGTGTCGGTGTCAG GTCTGAGTCGAGCCGTTCAGATCTATGATGTATCGCTGTGGGGGGCGGAGCTTCAGGAGGTCCAGCCTCTGTTTGAGCACCGAGGTCACGTGATTTCATCCCAACAGTCCGACAGCGGCGTCTCTGTCCGCATCACCTCCCACGTCTGGCATCCAGAGCGGCCACGGACGCTGCTGTCGGCAGCCTCGGACGGCTCCGTCCACGTGTGGGACTGGATCGACCAATCAGCTGCTGCCGGTCCAGAACCAGGAAGTCAATGA
- the wdr73 gene encoding integrator complex assembly factor WDR73 isoform X1 — protein MAATTEDDNLDDILDEWFIESLKTYKDLHVYQLEHPTQVIEWTSGKTVCVGGYSSSRNEMLELHLPLKLFADENKGLCAERDFKVLHGGFTDGPVRCLVHVPGTRFVVTNDGLSSDLQLWDLGGDDSDVIRRTGIVEGGRKRMMKSFSEGGSRIAARPSLQPQILHGAQSCDIQLTDLNSGRTLYRPGRAAEVRDSPRFVLTETDSTDLLSSLQFVSDAVFLAGCCNGNVYLADTRTSAAPQLSPPPLSSGESVLWWTDASTAPDPSCCRVIRLSSSGAAVVSDLRKPGGRAVRQAQLDVEGHHFSPDHVKVSWAPALDGCVSVSGLSRAVQIYDVSLWGAELQEVQPLFEHRGHVISSQQSDSGVSVRITSHVWHPERPRTLLSAASDGSVHVWDWIDQSAAAGPEPGSQ, from the exons ATGGCGGCAACGACGGAAGATGATAATTTAGATGATATTTTAGATGAATGGTTCATCGAGTCCCTGAAAAC GTACAAAGACCTTCATGTGTATCAGCTGGAACATCCGACTCAGGTCATTGAATGGACGTCCGGGAAAA CCGTCTGTGTTGGAGGATACAGCTCGTCTAGAAATGAAATGTTGGAGCTTCACCTTCCTCTGAAACTCTTTGCTGATGAAAATAAg GGTCTCTGTGCAGAGCGGGACTTCAAAGTACTCCACGGTGGGTTCACAGACGGCCCCGTCCGCTGCCTCGTCCATGTCCCGGGAACAAG gTTTGTTGTGACCAATGACGGACTGAgctctgacctgcagctgtgGGACCTCGGAGGAGACGACAGCG ATGTGATCCGGCGAACAGGGATTGTCgagggggggaggaagaggatgatgaagagctTCTCAGAGGGAGGCAGCAGGATCGCAGCTCGACCTTCATTGCAGCCACAGATTCTTCACGGGGCTCAGAGCTGCGACATCCAGCTGACCGACCTGAACTCCGGACGGACTCTTTACCGACCAG GAAGAGCAGCTGAAGTCAGAGACTCGCCTCGTTTTGTCCTGACAGAGACGGACTCCACCGACCTTCTGAGCTCCTTACAGTTTGTGAGCGATGCCGTTTTCCTTGCTGGTTGCTGTAACGGGAACGTTTACTTGGCCGACACCCGGACGTCTGCCGCTCCCCAGCTCTCCCCGCCGCCGCTGTCTTCAGGTGAATCTGTCCTCTGGTGGACAGACGCCTCCACAGCTCCGGACCCGTCCTGCTGCAGGGTCATCAGACTCTCCTCGTCTGGAGCAGCGGTGGTCTCAGACCTGAGGAAACCGGGAGGCAGAGCGGTGCGTCAGGCTCAGCTGGACGTTGAGGGTCATCACTTCAGTCCGGACCACGTCAAGGTGTCCTGGGCTCCGGCGCTGGACGGCTGTGTGTCGGTGTCAG GTCTGAGTCGAGCCGTTCAGATCTATGATGTATCGCTGTGGGGGGCGGAGCTTCAGGAGGTCCAGCCTCTGTTTGAGCACCGAGGTCACGTGATTTCATCCCAACAGTCCGACAGCGGCGTCTCTGTCCGCATCACCTCCCACGTCTGGCATCCAGAGCGGCCACGGACGCTGCTGTCGGCAGCCTCGGACGGCTCCGTCCACGTGTGGGACTGGATCGACCAATCAGCTGCTGCCGGTCCAGAACCAGGAAGTCAATGA
- the cfap418 gene encoding cilia- and flagella-associated protein 418 has protein sequence MDEEDDLDELLDEVEKKFCRNLCVASSGRGEPREAGKQTATKPAEVRRSLAQDADALLEELQEGDHRQPPPPKSEPSSKGAQVEKKTPSQTGGRKCCPVFVGGSSVTNGVGTATSKRSCDQLRCTSCDFRVLMFDDCEWDPSCDYLFFRNNVPDRQKLQAKLKRRRGFRAYGCQCSWFSSSEPTDLRDLPRLRWVCGKHQH, from the exons ATGGATGAAGAAGACGACCTGGACGAACTTCTGGACGAAGTGGAGAAGAAGTTCTGTCGGAACCTTTGTGTCGCTTCTTCCGGTCGGGGGGAGCCGCGCGAGGCCGGAAAACAGAC TGCCACCAAACCCGCAGAAGTGAGACGCAGCCTCGCTCAGGATGCTGACGCcctgctggaggagctgcaggaggggGACCACCGACAGCCCCCTCCACCGAAG agtGAACCGTCTTCTAAAGGTGCAcaagtggaaaagaaaacaccatCTCAGACTGGAGGGAGGAA GTGCTGTCCTGTGTTTGTTGGCGGGAGTTCTGTCACAAATGGTGTTGGAACAGCCACATCAAAGAG GTCCTGCGACCAGCTGAGGTGTACGTCCTGTGACTTCAGGGTGCTGATGTTTGATGACTGTGAGTGGGACCCGTCCTGTGACTACCTGTTCTTCAG GAACAACGTGCCCGACCGTCAGAAGCTCCAGGCCAagctgaagaggagaagaggctTCCGGGCGTACGGCTGCCAGTGCAGCTGGTTCTCCTCCTCGGAGCCGACTGACCTCAGGGACCTGCCTCGGCTCAGATGGGTCTGTGGGAAACACCAGCACTGA
- the LOC115045507 gene encoding CD83 antigen-like → MFSFRLLFGLLGSLGCCRFSAAAASLSPGLEIRTESGTGRALQCTAKHKEGVQYSSVRWYKVLEPPSSRLSGLITRDLPDGVTRWYLNVTQDVKLLSDFHSLFLPNVACSDAGVYMCHLAAPVGEQNRDGTVLLTVTDCPTEKELSDIWLLCVTSGVLMFALLIFFMSYCSLKNVLKGKHKAPTKEVLNAPLGKMDLMMINTLGPKPSTKKHIWV, encoded by the exons ATGTTCTCCTTCCGTCTGCTCTTCGGGCTGCTCGGCTCTCTGG GCTGCTGCCGgttctctgcagctgctgcctcacTCAGTCCGGGTCTGGAGATCCGGACGGAGTCTGGTACTGGTCGAGCCCTGCAGTGCACAGCCAAGCACAAGGAGGGGGTCCAGTACAGCTCGGTCAGGTGGTACAAG GTTTTGGAGCCGCCGTCGTCTCGCCTCAGCGGCCTCATCACCAGAGATCTCCCTGACGGCGTGACGAGGTGGTACCTCAACGTGACCCAAGATGTCAAGCTGCTGAGTGACTTCCACAGCCTCTTCCTGCCCAACGTGGCGTGCAGTGACGCCGGCGTGTACATGTGTCACCTGGCGGCACCTGTGGGGGAGCAGAACAGGGATGGGACGGTCCTCCTGACTGTGACAG ATTGCCCCACAGAAAAAGAGCTGTCGGATATCTGGTTGCTCTGTGTCACCTCAGGCGTCCTGATGTTTGCACTTCTGATATTTTTCATGAGCTAT TGCAGTCTGAAAAATGTCCTCAAAGGGAAACACAAGGCACCAACAAAAGAAGTGTTAAACGCTCCACTTGGAAAAATGGACTTAATGATGATCAACACTCTGGGTCCGAAGCCCTCCACTAAGAAACACATTTGGGTTTAA